The following DNA comes from Poecilia reticulata strain Guanapo linkage group LG5, Guppy_female_1.0+MT, whole genome shotgun sequence.
TCCGTCCAGCAGACCCCTGAGGTTTGGGCCGAATTAGATCACACGCCTGGTGGGGGTGGCTTTGTGGACTATGAGACTCACAGAGAGACAACAATGGCTCCAATGTGAGAGGAGCAGATTCAGAGGGTATAGCATGCAGGCTGATCGAGGCTTATCGCTGTGGAGACCAGGCTGGGGGGCTATGCTGGCAGTTTCTCATAGGGGTTAGGGTTGTTGTCCCCTGCCTGGATGAAGCTGAGTATAAGAGCACGGGAACAAGACTGtgtaaaatgctttgtttttatggtgATTATGAAAACAGACGGTTTGAAATGACTATTGAAGGGTTCAGTGGTCAGTACTGCCATCTTGTGATCAATTTatcattttctgcagttttacaGATGCATCAAGCAGAGCTCTGCAGCTGATGCTCAGGTCTTCCATATTTGTAAAGCTTTAAGATGTCGACAAACATTAGCtgattgatcattttaaataatagtgtttatttaatgtccTAGAGAATGTAGATGCTTGCCAACCATTTAGAAATTCATCATGTTGCAACCTAGACAGAGGTTAAAcccacaaaataataaatcacaattCTGCTGTAATATGTTCAGCCTTCTTGTTATGTTTGAACTATTTTTACATATCTGTGCATTTCctctgatgttttaaaacacataacTGGGTGCTATAAGGGGCTAGCAGCGTCCACACTGTAGAGTGTTGTTGCTACTGCAATCTGCTATTGCTAAAGTACTTAGTCAAGACTAATCATTTTTGTGAGTTGACTCATTCTTTCTCGTTTCTTTCAGGTCTGTTGAAGATGCACTGGTCTCCGGAGCACGGCGCCCCTTTATCTCAGTGGCCTGAGCAGCACCTAGATGTGACGTCCACCACCTCCCCGCAGTCTGCCCACAAACAAGACCCCTACGGTACTGCTGCCCGGCGCACCTATGCCCCTGCAGGGTATCCTTGGGCCAGTGACGATATATCTGCTCTTACAGCTTCTTCGCTGCTCAAGCGATATGCGGAGAAGTACTCAGGTATGGAGTTGTCATATGAACGCCCTGCTGCAGGCGCCTACTCTGAGTCTGGAAGTTtcctaaaaactgaaactgagccCTGGGCTCTGAGCCAAGGCATGGATTGCTACCCCGGACTCGAGGCACTAACTGGCTCCAAGGTGGGGTCTGCCTCTGTAGGAATCCCGGCCACGGGAAGTGTAACGTTAGTGAGTAGTAACTTGGTCACGGAACCAGGCTACGGTGGCACTACGTCCTGCAGCGCCCCATCATCTCAGGAATACCCTCCTGCCTACAACAGCGCCTATCTGTCGCCCGGATACTGCCCTCAGCCCAGTGCAGCACTTCCGCCTGCCCCTCTGCACACCTTGCAGCCAACCCCTACTCTTGTGCCAAGCTACAGCACCAGCACTCCGGTCTACAACTACCCACCAGGTTGCTACCCCCAAACCAGCCTTTCTTCTGGATACAGCCACCCCAGTGCCTCCTATCTTCCCTCAGGAATTAGCGCTCCCACACCTCTAGCCCCTCGGCCTACCGTGGTCGGAGGTAGTTATAGTTACCCATGCCACAACCTTGGAGGGAGCGCTGATGGAGGTCTTAAACGCAAGGCCTTTGAGATGACAGATGAAGTTCAGGAGGAGGTAGAAGCAGAGGGATCGCGCTACAAAAAGTATGTTAACGGTCCAGGAAACAGTCACAGCAAAGGTAACGGTAATAGCCAGGCCAATGGCTATGATGTTAGCCGTCCTGCCAACGACCAGCAGGCCTACAAACCTGGAAAGCCTCTGATTTCACCTCCATACAATAGAGCAGGGAACTACAGCCCACCGTCAGGCCTTGCAGGGGAAAGCGTAACAGGGGAGCACAGCTTTTCTCAGCAGCAAAGAATGTCTGTGAAGATACCTGCATCTCACACGCGAGCTGAGGACACCACTGGTGGCCGCTGATGATCCCAGTCAACATCAGGGAGGAGTACCTAAAGACTGAGGGGTTCTGGAACAACACTGACTTGTTCTGCAAAAGGTGTAATCTCTCTGGCAAACACAAGAGGGCACAAGACTTCTATTTCTTGTGGATGTCCATCATTTGTCTTTCCTCATATTTTTCCAAAGATTCACAAGTTGAGCTATTCTCTGCATAGACAGTCTAAGTATCAGAGTGTCTCTTTCTCTCAGGATCTTATCTATTTCCTTTTGGCTACTTGCCGTTGTTTAAGAAGTTGGTGTACTAATTTGTGGCCATTATTTGTGTATAAAGGCCTTTGACTGCAAAAATGCTCTTTGGCaccacaaaatgaccaaaaaggAAAGCAAGCAATAACGAAAATGTTGAGATTGCCATTCTACTTTAGCATAATCACTGATAAATCTGACTGCAGGCCTTGGTGTGTCATTGGGCCTTGGGAGATTAATGTCACAGTTCTCTCTCCACCttcttttgcatttatttcctATCGTGGAGAACTATCTTTTCTGCTCAACAACAGTCAATGCTGAACAGCTTAAATGTACGTACAGTGctgtgataaaatatttgttacagATTTCTTCAAGTTTTATATTCGGCAATAGCGTTTCAGGTCAATTAAGCTCCAAATAGCACAAtaacaatttcaaaatgttgatttcattcattagaggaaaaaaaaaccaacctgatcctttctgaaaaatgaatccCCCCCATCTTTGTAcaatcaacaaaaataacaagaacTATTAAGAATTTGCTTTgagcttttatatatatatataNNNNNNNNNNNNNNNNNNNNNNNNNNNNNNNNNNNNNNNNNNNNNNNNNNNNNNNNNNNNNNNNNNNNNNNNNNNNNNNNNNNNNNNNNNNNNNNNNNNNNNNNNNNNNNNNNNNNNNNNNNNNNNNNNNNNNNNNNNNNNNNNNNNNNNNNNNNNNNNNNNNNNNNNNNNNNNNNNNNNNNNNNNNNNNNNNNNNNNNNNNNNNNNNNNNNNNNNNNNNNNNNNNNNNNNNNNNNNNNNNNNNNNNNNNNNNNNNNNNNNNNNNNNNNNNNNNNNNNNNNNNNNNNNNNNNNNNNNNNNNNNNNNNNNNNNNNNNNNNNNNNNNNNNNNNNNNNNNNNNNNNNNNNNNNNNNNNNNNNNNNNNNNNNNNNNNNNNNNNNNNNNNNNNNNNNNNNNNNNNNNNNNNNNNNNNNNNNNNNNNNNNNNNNNNNNNNNNNNNNNNNNNNNNNNNNNNNNNNNNNNNNNNNNNNNNNNNNNNNNNNNNNNNNNNNNNNNNNNNNNNNNNNNNNNNNNNNNNNNNNNNNNNNNNNNNNNNNNNNNNNNNNNNNNNNNNNNNNNNNNNNNNNNNNNactgcgcagaaccctcaagctcccaggcctctagtagaggacccgagctcagaggatgaaacagaccacccgcggagggtgagaagggaatttttttttttttaatatatatatgattTTGGCCCGCTTTTGCTTTGATTCAGTCACGTTGTAGTGATTTAGAGCTTGTAGACTTTGTTTAAGACAGTGCCACAGCATTTCAATAAGATTCAAGTCTGGACTCCAATTAATTCAGTCTGTCGTCTCTTTTGTTGGTCTTTTGGTCATGGACTTGTTCGTGTGCTTTGGGTCACTGTCCTGCTGGAAACCAAACTGCTCTTAATCTTAAGGTTCCAACCTGATAGCTGGACGTTCTCCTTCAGGATGTACTGCTGAATAGCAGAGTTCATGGTTCCATCAATTATAACATGATGCTATAATGACCAACCATCACACCACTATGCTTAACTGCTGATATTATAATGTTCTTTGTAAGACTCACCTTACAAAGGTTCCTTTTTTTGTCTCCTCGGTGAGCAGAATATTTCCCAGTTTTGTGGATCAGCAATCAGATATTTTTGGACTGCAGTGGCTTTGACTTTTGTTTGGTCCAGTCCTTTTCTTAACTTAACTTATGAACACTGGTCTTCACTGAAGCAAGATGCTGTTTTGGGTTTCTTTGTGACCACCTTGATGCATTGTTGATGCACTTTGGAGTAGTTTTGGTAGGTTAGCAACTCCCTGGAAGGTGGGCtacttttcaatgttttctctATTGTTGATGATGACACACTGTGTTTCCCTGGAATCCTAAGGCCTTTTGTTTCCCATCTATTCCTGAATTTCTTTAGCTTTCTGACAGAATATTTTAGCTTACTTCATTCTTTTTAGCTGATTTCTTGATTGTACAGGTCTGGTTGTGATTGGAGAAACTGAACCAGTAATACTGGATAATCAGAGTTAAAAAATTGATTATCAACAGGGgataaatagatttttacacAGGCCCAGGTTGATTTGGACAACTTGctataataaatgaaatcttcaCAAAATCATTATTCTGAATTTACTCTGGTCATGTTTGACTAATATTTGAACTATTCAAggttaaatacttttttcatagcactgtataaaaataaacttcagcAATATACATGAAGTCACTGTTTAAGCTTATTTCTATTACCAAtgattta
Coding sequences within:
- the LOC103465358 gene encoding fidgetin-like — its product is MLSPATPYSLLKMHWSPEHGAPLSQWPEQHLDVTSTTSPQSAHKQDPYGTAARRTYAPAGYPWASDDISALTASSLLKRYAEKYSGMELSYERPAAGAYSESGSFLKTETEPWALSQGMDCYPGLEALTGSKVGSASVGIPATGSVTLVSSNLVTEPGYGGTTSCSAPSSQEYPPAYNSAYLSPGYCPQPSAALPPAPLHTLQPTPTLVPSYSTSTPVYNYPPGCYPQTSLSSGYSHPSASYLPSGISAPTPLAPRPTVVGGSYSYPCHNLGGSADGGLKRKAFEMTDEVQEEVEAEGSRYKKYVNGPGNSHSKGNGNSQANGYDVSRPANDQQAYKPGKPLISPPYNRAGNYSPPSGLAGESVTGEHSFSQQQRMSVKIPASHTRAEDTTGGR